AGGATATGGAGGTGTTGTTTCAGATGAAAACACATTGCAATTCAGCACTGACCTCTGACTATCAGTTCAGTCTTTCCTTGTCCATACCAGACTCCATCAGTGGCAAAGCAGGAATAGACCCCGCTATCAGAGGGACGGAGGTTTCTCAGTTTCAGAGAGAGAATGCCTTCCTGCAGCCCCAATCTAGAGAGAGCAGTGCGGCCCCGATAGTCACTGTCCTGAACATCTGTGCGATCGCGTCGATCTTCATATAAATGAACTGGGATCTTGAATTTCTCTCTGTACCACCTCACTTCCATGTCCACAGCACTGAGACTGGGGGTGATGTGACAGGGCAGGATGACATCTTCACCAGGAGAGGCGATGAGGGGCTGATCAGAGCCAACAACAGAGCTgccttctgaaaaacaaaacactggcaaTTAGATACTGTGGCAGGCGATTGCCCTGCGCAGTGGTGATTAGTGCTGGTGTAATCTGTGAGGGAAACGGGGTCATTGTGtatctttttggagttgatttgtttgattaaattattctTTAGACGGGCGCTCagttgagacttgctgcctgctgggtttggttgagaggaagggcagcgagtgattggctgtgctggtcctcaatcagcaggtgggcgggtgtTGACTgcgtgtccgtcagtttaaaaacatccggtggagatGGCTGGAGGCGATTGCAAGGCCATGCTGCAGGGGGGAGCTGCGTGTATTCAGGAGGacagcgtccgctctgcaggatcgacagctacgcaaccctgacaCTGCAAGCgctgcttgtgaaggcaatgccctgCCAAGGCCgtgtgaagcagcaggagtcagcGTATGAacaccggctcatcagtaggttagtttaggggatagtgatcccttGTGATGTACAGCGAGGGCTGCgcagtgtagccggttcctggagcgggacgcctcggttataaggctagcgctagccctgtgtggcaccttgtatttgtagtttttgtgctgtgttttattttgccttttgtacagcttgctgtgtGTGTCCTCTGTGTGATACCGTGGCTGGTATCGTCACATGACCAGCTTTACTTTCgttttgtttgtgaataaatcctgcgcgcctgtgccagtGTTTCAGCTCCtcccccagttgtctctctgtattgcttaagcagaggttacccacacacatgacacaagCACTCAGtcacagaaacaaacaagcattgaGCTATAAGCTGTGACCCTGGGACTCCTACACTAAACACCCAGCTATGAGATATGAGCTATAAGCTGTGACCCTGGGACTCCTACACTAAACACCCAGCTATGAGATATGAGCTATAAGCTGTGACCCTGGGACTCCTACACTAAACACCCAGCTATGAGATATGAGCTATAAGCTGTGACCCTGGGACTCCTACACTAAACACCCAGCTATGAGATATGAGCTATAAGCTGTGACCCTGGGACTCCTACACTAAACACCCAGCTATGAGATATGAGCTATAAGCTGTGACCCTGGGACTCCTACACTAAACACCCAGCTATGAGATATGAGCTATAAGCTGTGACCCTGGGACTCCTACACTAAACACCCAGCTATGAGATATGAGCTATGAGATGATGGGACTCCTACACTAAACACCCAGCTATGAGATATGAGCTATAAGCTGTGACCCTGGGACTCCTACACTAAACACCCAGCTATGAGATATGAGCTATAAGCTGTGACCCTGGGACTCCTACACTAAACACCCAGCTATGAGATATGAGCTATAAGCTGTGACCCTGGGACTCCTACACTAAACACCCAGCTATGAGATATGAGCTATAAGCTGTGACTCCTGGGACTCCTACACTAAACACCCAGCTATGAGATATGAGCTATAAGCTGTGACCCTGGGACTCCTACACTAAACACCCAGCTATGAGATATGAGCTATAAGCTGTGACCCTGGGACTCCTACACTAAACACCCAGCTATGAGATATGAGCTATAAGCTGTGACCCTGGGACTCCTACACTAAACACCCAGCTATGAAAGCTGGTGCATTAGACCCACTGGTCCAGAACTCAACCAAAGCCCCAGTGCACTGTTAGTAAGTCAGGT
This genomic stretch from Polyodon spathula isolate WHYD16114869_AA unplaced genomic scaffold, ASM1765450v1 scaffolds_202, whole genome shotgun sequence harbors:
- the LOC121308081 gene encoding butyrophilin subfamily 3 member A2-like; translated protein: FCFSEGSSVVGSDQPLIASPGEDVILPCHITPSLSAVDMEVRWYREKFKIPVHLYEDRRDRTDVQDSDYRGRTALSRLGLQEGILSLKLRNLRPSDSGVYSCFATDGVWYGQGKTELIVRALGTQPSV